One part of the Georgfuchsia toluolica genome encodes these proteins:
- a CDS encoding HNH endonuclease translates to MKSPKYLTLSQIQTIGKSASADRPGYEIKFLDGRTIHLTKRRTIVSLLVLIHKGVGAESDIAAGNSTIPDIRKILGAKLPEGLVQDSYGDANKPFSELWNEEGFTFIDNTGGDKVGRSQGYRLDREHHDRLFEVRHKALRKAPTKVDAADLLQAQHGRCNFCGSLLFIRTSITTNTFARDHRRVVADHRHPVEKGGGSDSLDNYQLLCFYCNKSKWQICNICTVADCKNCALAFPETTSLISPTKEDVRDRMSAHFDNRIPSKRK, encoded by the coding sequence ATGAAAAGCCCAAAATACTTGACACTCAGCCAGATTCAGACAATCGGAAAGTCCGCCTCGGCTGATAGACCGGGTTATGAGATTAAATTCTTAGATGGAAGAACGATTCATCTCACAAAGCGACGGACGATTGTTTCGTTGCTCGTTCTCATTCACAAAGGCGTAGGAGCCGAATCTGATATTGCTGCTGGCAATTCAACAATCCCAGACATTCGCAAAATCCTTGGCGCAAAGCTCCCTGAGGGCCTTGTACAGGACTCGTACGGCGACGCTAATAAGCCTTTTAGCGAGTTGTGGAATGAAGAAGGCTTTACTTTCATCGATAACACGGGTGGAGACAAGGTTGGGCGGAGCCAAGGATACCGACTAGACCGTGAACATCATGATCGCCTGTTTGAAGTTAGGCATAAAGCACTCAGAAAAGCTCCAACCAAGGTTGATGCGGCTGATTTGTTACAGGCGCAGCATGGCCGCTGTAATTTTTGTGGATCGTTGCTCTTCATTCGAACAAGCATAACTACAAACACTTTTGCACGGGATCATCGACGGGTAGTAGCAGATCATCGCCATCCCGTTGAGAAAGGTGGCGGCAGTGATTCATTGGACAATTACCAGCTTCTTTGCTTTTATTGCAACAAGTCCAAGTGGCAAATCTGCAATATCTGCACTGTAGCTGACTGCAAAAATTGTGCACTAGCCTTTCCCGAAACCACTTCCTTAATAAGCCCAACCAAGGAAGACGTTCGGGATCGAATGTCAGCTCATTTTGACAACCGAATTCCGTCCAAGCGAAAGTAA
- a CDS encoding DNA cytosine methyltransferase has translation MAKRTFVEFCAGIGGFRLGLEAAGWECIYSNEVDSECERTYSSNFGTGFSSKDLLTLNAKQVPYADLLCAGFPCQPFSIAGKRLATEDPRSAVLPKLLEIIGETKPRVVLLENVSHFAKLHSGEHMRALVKALSELSYEVHFELLNAKYFGIPQSRERIFIVGIRNKTTPHHFSFTKDTRRRKKLSDVLIAGDNSIPISLKWQRYIDYYLGHITSKDIGFAIPKTRTAIERSDATADLGNCVLQIRSSGIRAISLSSQFPTFAVSHSGGGAMIPVFTGERRHLSLAEMTRLMGFPDSFKFPVSRTNAIKQLSNAVCPEVITSIAHDIERSLLSLGRNSVVKMS, from the coding sequence ATGGCTAAAAGAACATTTGTAGAATTTTGCGCGGGAATTGGAGGGTTTCGCCTCGGCCTTGAGGCTGCGGGATGGGAGTGCATTTACTCAAACGAGGTTGATAGTGAGTGCGAGCGCACCTACTCAAGCAATTTTGGAACAGGCTTTAGCTCAAAAGACCTCCTAACACTGAATGCTAAGCAAGTGCCTTATGCTGATTTGCTTTGCGCTGGATTTCCTTGTCAGCCGTTTTCAATTGCTGGGAAACGACTAGCCACAGAAGATCCGCGCTCAGCTGTCTTGCCGAAGCTACTAGAAATCATAGGCGAAACAAAGCCAAGAGTTGTCCTCCTAGAGAATGTCTCCCATTTTGCGAAACTTCACAGTGGTGAGCATATGCGGGCATTGGTTAAGGCACTTTCCGAACTTTCGTACGAAGTCCACTTTGAGCTCCTCAACGCAAAATACTTTGGCATTCCCCAAAGCAGAGAGCGGATTTTTATTGTCGGTATCCGTAACAAAACGACACCGCATCACTTCTCCTTTACGAAGGATACGCGGCGAAGGAAAAAGTTAAGTGATGTGCTGATCGCCGGTGACAACTCTATCCCGATCTCCCTGAAGTGGCAGCGCTATATTGACTACTACCTTGGGCACATCACTAGCAAAGATATTGGCTTTGCAATCCCCAAGACTAGGACTGCGATAGAACGGAGTGATGCTACTGCCGACCTTGGCAATTGCGTTCTACAAATACGGTCAAGCGGAATACGGGCAATTTCCCTATCTAGCCAATTTCCCACATTTGCCGTTAGTCACAGTGGTGGTGGCGCGATGATCCCTGTCTTTACAGGGGAACGCAGGCACTTGTCCTTAGCAGAGATGACGCGCTTGATGGGGTTCCCTGATTCGTTCAAATTCCCTGTATCGAGAACAAATGCAATAAAGCAACTTTCCAATGCAGTTTGTCCGGAAGTTATAACCTCAATCGCTCACGACATCGAAAGAAGCTTACTTTCGCTTGGACGGAATTCGGTTGTCAAAATGAGCTGA
- a CDS encoding tyrosine-type recombinase/integrase — MAQAKTLSDRELKIVLSTVAQGRHAARNRAMVLMSFWAGMRAGELAALRMSDVVVPDGTIKAEIRLEADQTKGQRGRVVMLGDKLRKEMAVYLASLGYPPDDGPFFYSQVMRSGLSANTVAQLFLQIYEAAGVQGASSHSGRRTFITTLANKGVGVRVLMALAGHRHMSTTQRYIDLNDEMLKVAVNLV; from the coding sequence ATGGCACAGGCAAAAACACTCAGCGACAGAGAGCTAAAAATCGTGCTTTCTACTGTCGCACAAGGCAGGCATGCCGCCAGAAATCGAGCAATGGTGCTGATGAGCTTCTGGGCAGGCATGCGGGCTGGCGAGTTAGCAGCCCTAAGAATGAGCGATGTAGTTGTTCCAGATGGAACAATCAAGGCAGAGATTCGTCTGGAAGCAGATCAGACCAAGGGTCAGCGGGGGCGAGTTGTCATGCTTGGAGACAAGCTCAGGAAGGAAATGGCAGTCTATCTTGCATCCCTTGGCTACCCGCCCGATGACGGGCCATTTTTCTATTCCCAGGTGATGCGCTCAGGGTTATCTGCGAACACTGTGGCCCAGCTTTTCCTGCAAATCTATGAGGCGGCAGGGGTGCAAGGGGCCAGCAGTCACAGCGGCCGCCGCACATTCATTACAACTCTTGCCAACAAAGGTGTCGGTGTGCGGGTGTTGATGGCTCTGGCAGGACATCGGCACATGAGCACCACGCAGCGGTATATCGACTTGAACGACGAAATGCTCAAGGTGGCAGTAAATCTGGTCTAG
- a CDS encoding pyridoxamine 5'-phosphate oxidase family protein yields the protein MIPGKLLEILKQDGVVAIATLGKDGPHMVNTWNSYIRISSDERLFIPAGYMHQTEVNIAHDPNVLITLGSSKVEGLHGAGTGFLIKGKAIFITSGPDFDFMKATFSWLRATLAVTIDSATQTL from the coding sequence ATGATCCCGGGAAAATTGCTGGAAATTTTGAAACAGGATGGGGTTGTTGCCATTGCGACACTGGGGAAGGATGGGCCGCATATGGTGAACACCTGGAATAGCTACATCAGAATATCGTCAGACGAACGATTGTTCATTCCTGCAGGTTACATGCATCAGACAGAGGTTAATATTGCCCACGACCCCAATGTGCTAATTACGCTGGGGAGCAGCAAGGTTGAGGGCTTGCATGGGGCAGGTACCGGTTTTTTGATCAAGGGTAAGGCCATCTTCATAACATCTGGACCTGATTTTGATTTCATGAAAGCAACGTTTAGTTGGCTGCGAGCCACCTTGGCCGTTACTATCGATTCTGCTACTCAAACTTTGTGA
- a CDS encoding DUF3422 family protein: MPRPLTPPDHPQRHVLANEVHARPLEPLSIPGRVVYLAVLIEPAERSAEHAQLTLLCESYAAAAPPVDAIYYSVNLGALRLRWEKHAEFSSYAFHGDGEVSAEWLAAIPGRTLVSAIAKVHARSQSDPDATHIAALFEHNDVVGADIGAGVAHVFSDFRIHPDGYLRFEVFDHGLSRRQAGRTVQRLFEIETYRMMALLALPVARTMAPQLREMEREVASLAALMAGQASTSEQLLDALTGMAARLERDIAESRFRFGAAQAYYDLVLARIAELRERRLPGTETLGEFMARRLAPAMATCESVTRRQLELSERIARASNLLSTQVGIVREQQNSELLASMNRRGRLQLRLQETIEGLSVIAITYYAVGLVGYGAKALTHANWPLDPDIAMGVSIPVIGLLVALGLHYVRRTIIRVEDNGIPAESKH, translated from the coding sequence ATGCCGCGCCCGCTGACTCCACCTGATCATCCGCAACGCCATGTACTTGCCAACGAAGTACATGCGCGACCACTCGAACCGCTGTCAATACCGGGGCGCGTGGTTTACCTCGCAGTACTAATCGAGCCTGCAGAGCGGTCCGCCGAGCACGCGCAGCTCACCTTGCTGTGCGAGAGCTACGCCGCCGCTGCGCCGCCGGTGGATGCGATTTACTACAGCGTGAACCTGGGCGCGCTCCGATTGCGTTGGGAAAAACACGCCGAGTTTTCAAGTTACGCCTTCCATGGCGATGGTGAGGTATCCGCCGAATGGCTCGCCGCTATTCCGGGCCGAACCTTGGTGTCGGCAATTGCCAAGGTTCATGCGCGCAGTCAGTCCGACCCGGACGCGACGCATATTGCAGCACTCTTTGAGCACAACGATGTGGTCGGCGCCGACATCGGCGCTGGTGTAGCTCATGTATTCAGTGACTTTCGCATTCATCCTGACGGCTATCTCCGCTTTGAGGTATTCGACCACGGGTTATCGCGACGCCAGGCAGGACGCACGGTGCAGCGGCTGTTCGAGATTGAAACCTATCGCATGATGGCATTGCTCGCGCTGCCGGTGGCTCGCACAATGGCCCCGCAACTGCGCGAAATGGAGCGCGAAGTCGCGTCACTCGCCGCTCTGATGGCCGGACAGGCGAGTACCAGCGAACAGTTGCTCGATGCTCTCACTGGCATGGCAGCACGCCTGGAAAGAGACATTGCCGAGTCGCGCTTCCGCTTCGGCGCGGCACAAGCTTATTACGACCTGGTACTCGCGCGCATCGCCGAGTTGCGCGAGCGTCGGCTTCCGGGAACCGAAACACTTGGTGAATTCATGGCGCGGCGCCTCGCCCCTGCCATGGCTACCTGCGAGTCGGTAACGCGGCGCCAGCTTGAGTTGTCCGAGCGCATCGCACGCGCGAGCAACCTGCTTTCCACCCAGGTTGGCATCGTACGCGAGCAACAGAACTCCGAGCTGCTCGCTTCGATGAATCGTCGCGGCCGATTGCAGCTGCGTTTGCAGGAGACCATCGAAGGGCTGTCGGTCATTGCCATTACGTACTATGCGGTCGGCCTCGTGGGCTACGGCGCGAAAGCGTTAACCCACGCCAACTGGCCACTCGATCCGGATATCGCGATGGGTGTCTCAATTCCAGTCATAGGCCTGCTGGTGGCGCTCGGACTACATTACGTGCGCCGAACGATCATTCGCGTCGAAGACAACGGCATCCCTGCGGAGAGCAAGCACTGA
- a CDS encoding hemerythrin domain-containing protein: MVQHAAEEQLNAMEFVLHRVDPVNKQGLHGLTAFEGLSPMDPPNAYAPPNIEPAALEDMHPFLRHLAAEHVPFLRELDAFEETILDIRKNGYTRVADAQLRHFLNFFNEHFIAHHRHEEAALFPLLKRRLLETGEHGGGPDPQTPVDLMQDEHVKAIQLAAVILNFLGLAFRFRDQQTRLIILDAALEQGKFLVELLRLHVFREDNVLFPLAHRLIMPAEFEQM; the protein is encoded by the coding sequence ATGGTCCAACACGCGGCCGAAGAACAACTGAACGCCATGGAGTTCGTTCTGCATCGGGTCGACCCCGTCAACAAACAAGGCCTGCATGGACTGACGGCATTCGAAGGGCTGTCACCCATGGACCCACCCAACGCCTACGCGCCACCAAACATCGAGCCGGCGGCGCTGGAGGACATGCACCCCTTCCTGCGGCACCTGGCGGCGGAACACGTGCCATTCCTGCGCGAACTAGACGCCTTCGAAGAAACCATCCTGGACATCCGGAAAAATGGCTACACCAGGGTCGCGGATGCCCAATTGCGCCACTTTCTGAATTTCTTCAACGAGCATTTCATCGCCCATCACCGGCACGAGGAAGCCGCGCTCTTTCCCCTGCTCAAGCGGCGTCTCCTTGAAACCGGCGAACACGGTGGCGGTCCGGACCCGCAGACTCCGGTTGACCTGATGCAGGACGAGCATGTCAAAGCCATCCAGCTCGCCGCGGTGATCCTCAATTTCCTTGGCCTGGCGTTCCGCTTTCGGGATCAGCAGACACGCCTGATCATCCTCGACGCTGCGCTTGAGCAGGGAAAATTTCTGGTCGAATTGCTGCGCCTGCATGTCTTTCGCGAGGACAACGTACTCTTTCCGCTGGCGCACCGGCTAATTATGCCAGCCGAGTTCGAGCAGATGTGA
- the narI gene encoding respiratory nitrate reductase subunit gamma yields MSALTNLLIVALPYLAVVLCVIGCIYRYRVSGFKFSSLSSQFLDSDKLFFGSMLFHWGLLVVLAGHLLAFLFPGWVLHIYSSHANLVIFEEMIGFTFGLGALLGLVWLFIRRMGNQRVRVVTSRMDIFIEVLLIFQIALGCWIAYAYRWGSTWFASNLSPYLWSLFKLDPQTAAVVSLPAPVLIHIVAAFVILALIPFSRLVHFLVAPFTYIARPYQQVIWNWDRKRIRDPNTAWSNTRPKNN; encoded by the coding sequence ATGAGCGCACTCACTAATTTACTCATCGTCGCCCTGCCCTATCTGGCCGTCGTGCTTTGCGTGATCGGCTGCATCTACCGCTACCGGGTGAGCGGTTTCAAGTTTTCTTCGCTGTCCTCGCAATTCCTCGACAGCGACAAGCTCTTCTTCGGCAGCATGCTGTTCCACTGGGGCCTGCTGGTCGTCCTTGCCGGTCATCTGCTGGCCTTCCTGTTTCCCGGCTGGGTGCTCCACATCTACAGCAGTCATGCCAACCTGGTAATTTTCGAAGAAATGATCGGATTCACCTTCGGCCTGGGCGCCCTGCTCGGCCTGGTCTGGCTTTTCATTCGCCGCATGGGCAACCAGCGCGTGCGAGTGGTGACCAGCCGCATGGACATTTTCATCGAGGTGTTGCTCATCTTCCAGATTGCGCTTGGATGCTGGATCGCCTATGCCTATCGCTGGGGATCGACCTGGTTCGCCAGCAATCTCTCGCCCTATCTCTGGTCCCTCTTCAAGCTCGATCCTCAGACTGCCGCGGTGGTCAGCCTGCCCGCCCCGGTACTCATCCACATCGTGGCAGCTTTCGTCATCCTGGCGCTGATCCCTTTCAGCCGCCTGGTGCATTTCCTTGTGGCGCCCTTCACCTACATTGCGCGGCCCTATCAGCAGGTCATCTGGAACTGGGACCGCAAGCGGATTCGCGATCCCAATACGGCATGGTCCAACACGCGGCCGAAGAACAACTGA
- the narH gene encoding nitrate reductase subunit beta — MDIRSQISMVFHLDKCLGCHTCSVACKNIWTDRKGAEYMYWNNVETKPGTGFPTRWEDQGIYKGGWESVGGSLQLKGAGKQKGLLNIFHNPNMPVIDDYFEPFTYKYLDLIESPEDDCQPVARPVSLITGKPMDIKMGPNWDDDLSGTPDFARKDPNLASLAPAEQEAMFQLEKMAFFYLPRVCNHCLNPACVASCPSGAIYKRGEDGVVLINQNVCRAWRMCVTACPYKKTYYNWNAGKSEKCILCYPRIESGQAPACMHTCVGRIRYIGVLLYDAERIERVASAPEGDLVNRHLEMLLDPFDPEVIASAKANGIADSTIAAAQNSPVYKFVKEWGLALPLHPEYRTLPSLFYVPPLLPVMASIKQVDNTAQNAKLNDISKIWEDSWLYDTSTADFFGGIDDARFPLQYLANMFSAGNLEQVKDRLKKLMAIRIYRRWKTVGDISEQAALAALGKVGYSVDAADGVYALTSLAKFDERFVIPAAHREQAIEMLEFTGDRKGNAGFGFKEDTMQRGM; from the coding sequence ATGGATATCCGTTCGCAGATTTCGATGGTGTTTCACCTGGACAAGTGCCTCGGCTGCCACACCTGCTCGGTCGCCTGCAAGAACATCTGGACCGACCGCAAGGGTGCCGAATACATGTACTGGAACAACGTGGAGACCAAGCCGGGCACCGGGTTCCCGACCAGGTGGGAAGACCAGGGCATTTACAAGGGCGGCTGGGAGAGCGTCGGCGGCTCCTTGCAACTCAAAGGCGCCGGCAAGCAGAAGGGCTTGCTCAACATCTTCCACAATCCGAACATGCCGGTGATCGACGACTACTTCGAACCGTTCACGTACAAGTACCTCGATCTGATCGAGTCGCCCGAGGACGACTGCCAGCCGGTTGCCCGACCGGTATCGCTGATCACCGGAAAACCGATGGACATCAAGATGGGGCCGAACTGGGACGACGATCTCTCCGGCACGCCCGACTTCGCGCGCAAGGACCCGAACCTGGCCAGCCTGGCGCCGGCGGAGCAGGAGGCGATGTTCCAGTTGGAGAAGATGGCCTTCTTCTACCTGCCGCGCGTCTGCAACCACTGCCTGAATCCCGCCTGCGTCGCCTCCTGTCCCTCGGGCGCGATCTACAAGCGCGGCGAGGACGGCGTGGTGCTGATCAACCAGAATGTCTGCCGCGCCTGGCGCATGTGCGTCACCGCCTGCCCCTACAAGAAGACCTACTACAACTGGAATGCCGGCAAGTCGGAGAAATGCATCCTCTGCTATCCGCGCATCGAATCCGGCCAGGCGCCGGCCTGCATGCACACCTGCGTCGGCCGCATCCGCTACATCGGTGTCCTGCTCTACGATGCCGAGCGCATCGAGCGGGTGGCGTCGGCGCCGGAAGGCGATCTGGTCAACCGGCATCTGGAAATGCTGCTCGATCCCTTCGATCCGGAAGTGATCGCCTCCGCCAAGGCCAACGGCATCGCCGATTCGACCATCGCCGCGGCACAGAACTCGCCGGTCTACAAGTTCGTCAAGGAATGGGGCCTGGCCTTGCCGTTGCATCCGGAGTACCGCACCCTGCCCTCGCTGTTCTATGTGCCGCCGCTGCTGCCGGTGATGGCCAGCATCAAGCAGGTGGATAACACCGCGCAAAACGCCAAGCTCAACGACATCTCCAAGATCTGGGAGGACAGTTGGCTCTACGACACTTCGACCGCCGACTTCTTCGGCGGCATCGACGATGCCCGCTTTCCGCTTCAGTATCTGGCCAACATGTTCAGCGCCGGCAATCTCGAGCAGGTCAAGGACCGCCTCAAGAAGCTGATGGCGATCCGCATCTACCGACGCTGGAAGACTGTCGGCGATATTTCCGAGCAGGCGGCACTGGCGGCACTGGGCAAGGTGGGTTACAGCGTGGATGCCGCCGACGGGGTCTATGCCCTGACTTCGCTGGCCAAGTTCGATGAGCGTTTCGTGATTCCCGCCGCGCATCGCGAGCAGGCCATCGAGATGCTCGAATTTACCGGCGACCGCAAGGGCAATGCCGGCTTCGGCTTCAAGGAAGACACCATGCAGAGGGGGATGTGA
- a CDS encoding nitrate reductase subunit alpha — translation MGWIKDIIAPDTRKWEEFYRNRFQHDRVVRSTHGVNCTGGCSWQIHVKEGIVVWETQQLDYPLLEDKLPPYEPRGCQRGISFSWYLYSPLRIKYPLIRGALVDAYRSEKQRAGDPMKAWEALQSDPKKRQAYQTARGKGGFRRTSWDEVMEIMAVANIYTARKYGPDRVFGFSPIPAMSMISYAAGARFLQLFGGVNLSFYDWYCDLPNAMPEIWGEQTDVCESADWYNAKMIADMGACLNMTRTPDCHFFAESRHNGTKTVVFSPDFSMISKFADQWVPLHAGSDGAFWMAVGHVLLKEFHHEQQTPYFIEYAKRYTDSPMLVVLNKEGDRYIPGRMLRANQLAQYKDIENGDWKFVNIDARTGRLVVPKGAIGHKYDKGGAGGQWNMKYENSIDDAAFEPLLTLLSQNDEVVQTEFTEFGLDKKALRGVPVKHLDSTEGRLVVATIYDLIMAQYGVGRGLTGDYPPDYSDKDAAYTPAWQEIFTGIDAKTVLQFAREWGNTARVTEGKCMIIIGAGVNQWYHGNLIYRAGAMALLLSGCVGKNGGGLNHYVGQEKLAPADSWATIALAKDWLAGNRLQQAPIWHYINSSQYRYDGHFANYNSVPKNKLTDMHNADSIFMSVRNGWMPFFPQFKQNPLELGKEAIAAGARDDDGIKKHVLEKLKSRKLEYAVGDPEAPENHPRLWYIWRGNAICGSMKGMEYCLNHYLGTHHNIIAKDSRERPREIKWPEMAATGKMDLVVDLNFRMDSSALYSDIILPAASWYEKADLNSTDLHTFIHPLSAAITPVWEAKTDWAIFRDLARATSEAAKKYLPEVQVDVTMAPLSHDTADEITQPHLQDWYKGDCEAIPGKTMHKLGVIRRDYTRLYEKFISLGENVRTAGLGGHGNHYMCAEQYDEMLASRHFATEQQDDRTYPSLKDDVSVCNAILHLSTLTNGELAVRAYRNMEKKTGLELTHIAEGAKDVRINYGDLQAQPRRYNSSPLWSGLMNDGRAYAAFTYNIEKLVPFRTLSGRQHFYLDHDMYIAYGEHLPTYKPSPKPEAFGDLKETLKAGKAKVLNVLTPHGKWHIHSTYGDNLRMMTLSRGGYPTWVSEQDAAELDIKDNDWIEVHNDNGVFASRAIVSSRIPKGVCIVYHSTERTIGVPKSQVRGGNKRAGGLNSFTRVHLKPNLLAGGYAQFSYHFNYWGPVACNRDTHVTITKMDKVRF, via the coding sequence ATGGGCTGGATCAAAGACATCATCGCGCCGGATACGCGCAAATGGGAAGAGTTCTATCGCAACCGCTTCCAGCATGATCGCGTGGTGCGCAGCACCCACGGCGTCAATTGCACGGGCGGCTGTTCCTGGCAGATCCACGTCAAGGAAGGCATCGTCGTCTGGGAAACGCAGCAGCTCGATTACCCGCTGCTCGAGGACAAGCTGCCGCCCTATGAACCGCGCGGCTGCCAGCGCGGCATTTCCTTCTCCTGGTATTTGTACAGCCCGCTGCGCATCAAGTACCCGCTGATCCGCGGCGCCCTGGTCGACGCCTACCGTTCCGAGAAGCAGCGAGCCGGCGACCCGATGAAAGCGTGGGAAGCGCTGCAAAGCGATCCGAAGAAGCGCCAGGCCTACCAGACCGCGCGCGGCAAGGGCGGCTTCCGCCGTACCAGCTGGGACGAGGTGATGGAAATCATGGCCGTCGCCAACATTTATACCGCCAGGAAATACGGCCCGGACCGCGTCTTCGGCTTCTCGCCGATCCCGGCCATGTCGATGATCAGCTATGCGGCCGGAGCGCGCTTCCTCCAGCTGTTCGGCGGCGTCAATCTGAGCTTCTACGACTGGTATTGCGATCTGCCCAACGCCATGCCGGAAATCTGGGGCGAGCAGACCGACGTCTGCGAAAGCGCCGACTGGTACAACGCCAAGATGATCGCCGACATGGGCGCCTGCCTCAACATGACGCGCACGCCGGACTGCCATTTCTTCGCCGAGTCGCGCCACAACGGCACCAAGACCGTCGTCTTCTCGCCCGACTTTTCCATGATCAGCAAGTTCGCCGACCAGTGGGTGCCGCTCCATGCCGGTAGCGACGGCGCCTTCTGGATGGCGGTTGGCCACGTGCTGCTCAAGGAATTCCACCACGAACAGCAGACCCCGTATTTCATCGAGTACGCCAAACGCTACACCGACAGCCCGATGCTGGTGGTGCTCAACAAGGAAGGCGACCGCTACATTCCCGGCCGCATGCTGCGCGCCAACCAGCTGGCGCAGTACAAGGACATCGAGAACGGCGACTGGAAGTTCGTCAATATCGACGCCAGGACCGGCAGGCTGGTCGTGCCCAAGGGCGCCATCGGCCACAAGTATGACAAGGGCGGCGCGGGCGGCCAGTGGAACATGAAGTATGAGAACAGCATCGACGATGCCGCCTTCGAGCCACTGCTGACCCTGCTCAGCCAGAACGACGAAGTGGTGCAGACCGAATTCACCGAGTTCGGGCTGGACAAGAAGGCGCTGCGTGGCGTGCCGGTAAAGCACCTCGACAGTACCGAGGGTAGGCTGGTGGTGGCGACCATCTACGACCTGATCATGGCCCAGTACGGCGTCGGGCGCGGCCTGACCGGCGACTATCCGCCGGACTACAGCGACAAGGATGCGGCCTACACACCCGCCTGGCAGGAAATCTTCACCGGCATCGACGCCAAAACCGTCCTGCAGTTCGCGCGCGAATGGGGCAACACCGCCAGGGTCACCGAAGGCAAGTGCATGATCATCATCGGCGCCGGCGTCAACCAGTGGTACCACGGCAACCTGATCTACCGCGCCGGCGCCATGGCGCTGCTGCTCTCCGGCTGCGTCGGCAAGAACGGCGGCGGTCTCAACCACTACGTCGGCCAGGAAAAGCTGGCGCCGGCCGATTCCTGGGCGACGATCGCCCTGGCCAAGGACTGGCTGGCCGGCAATCGCCTGCAGCAGGCGCCGATCTGGCATTACATCAACAGCAGCCAGTATCGCTACGACGGGCACTTCGCCAACTACAACAGCGTGCCAAAGAACAAGCTCACCGACATGCACAATGCCGACTCGATCTTCATGTCGGTACGCAACGGCTGGATGCCCTTCTTCCCGCAGTTCAAGCAGAACCCGCTGGAACTGGGCAAGGAAGCCATCGCCGCAGGCGCCAGGGACGACGACGGAATCAAGAAGCACGTGCTGGAAAAGCTCAAGAGCAGGAAGCTCGAGTACGCGGTCGGCGACCCGGAGGCGCCGGAGAATCACCCTCGCCTGTGGTACATCTGGCGCGGCAATGCCATCTGCGGCAGCATGAAGGGCATGGAATACTGCCTCAACCACTATCTCGGCACGCATCACAACATCATTGCCAAGGACTCGCGGGAACGCCCAAGGGAGATCAAGTGGCCCGAGATGGCGGCGACCGGCAAGATGGACTTGGTGGTCGATCTCAACTTCCGCATGGACTCCTCGGCGCTGTATTCCGACATCATTTTACCAGCCGCTTCCTGGTACGAAAAGGCCGATCTCAACAGCACCGACCTGCACACCTTCATTCATCCGCTCTCGGCGGCGATCACGCCGGTCTGGGAAGCCAAAACGGACTGGGCCATCTTTCGCGATCTGGCCAGGGCGACCAGCGAGGCGGCGAAGAAGTATCTGCCCGAAGTGCAGGTCGACGTCACCATGGCGCCGCTATCGCACGACACGGCCGACGAGATCACCCAGCCGCACCTGCAGGACTGGTACAAGGGCGACTGCGAAGCCATTCCGGGCAAGACCATGCACAAGCTCGGTGTGATCCGGCGCGATTACACCAGGCTCTACGAGAAGTTCATCAGCCTCGGCGAGAACGTCAGGACCGCCGGCCTCGGCGGTCACGGCAACCACTACATGTGCGCCGAGCAGTATGACGAAATGCTGGCTTCCAGGCACTTTGCCACCGAGCAGCAAGATGACCGGACCTACCCATCGCTGAAGGACGACGTCTCGGTGTGCAACGCCATCCTGCACCTGTCCACCCTGACCAACGGCGAGCTGGCGGTGCGCGCCTACCGCAACATGGAGAAAAAAACTGGCCTGGAACTGACGCATATCGCCGAAGGGGCCAAGGATGTGCGTATCAACTATGGCGACCTGCAGGCGCAACCGCGCCGCTACAACTCTTCGCCGCTATGGTCTGGCCTGATGAACGACGGCAGGGCCTATGCGGCATTCACCTACAACATCGAGAAGCTGGTGCCCTTCCGCACCCTCAGCGGCCGCCAGCACTTCTACCTCGACCACGACATGTACATCGCCTACGGCGAGCATCTGCCCACCTACAAGCCTTCGCCCAAGCCGGAAGCCTTCGGCGACCTGAAGGAGACGCTGAAGGCCGGCAAGGCCAAGGTGTTGAACGTATTGACTCCGCATGGCAAGTGGCATATCCACTCGACCTACGGCGACAACCTGCGCATGATGACCTTGTCGCGCGGCGGCTACCCCACCTGGGTTTCCGAACAGGATGCCGCGGAACTGGACATCAAGGACAACGACTGGATCGAGGTGCACAACGACAACGGCGTCTTCGCCAGCCGCGCCATCGTCAGTTCGCGCATTCCGAAGGGCGTCTGCATCGTCTATCACTCGACCGAGCGCACCATCGGCGTACCCAAGTCGCAGGTGCGCGGCGGCAACAAACGCGCCGGCGGCCTGAACAGCTTCACCCGCGTGCACCTCAAGCCCAACCTGCTCGCCGGTGGCTACGCCCAGTTCTCGTATCACTTCAACTACTGGGGGCCGGTCGCCTGCAACCGCGACACGCACGTGACCATCACCAAGATGGACAAGGTCCGATTCTGA